The following are encoded in a window of Hymenobacter sp. GOD-10R genomic DNA:
- a CDS encoding heavy metal translocating P-type ATPase, which produces MEPATKTETLDIEGMTCASCASAVEKSLSRTPGVQRAMVNFATEKATVDYVPTEASPATLKEAVINAGYGVMERAPDTSAAERSAEIDRQKAVAYAKLKRRFWVAVGLALLIMPLSMLMLWPAMMARINMQWLNYALLLLTLPVLLYSGREFYVSAWNGFKHRAANMDTLIAVGTGAAFLYSLAATVVPGFFTSRGLMPEVYYDTTATIIALILLGKVLELRAKTQTSAAMRSLIGLQAKTARVVRPDGAEVDVPIEQVQLGDLVVVRPGEKVATDGLITEGSSALDEAMLTGESLPVQKQVGDAVFGATLNKTGSFRFRVTKVGADTMLSQIVKLVEDAQGSRAPIQRLADKVSSIFVPTVVVIAILTFVLWFDLAPAGTRLPLALVNFVAVLIIACPCALGLATPTAIMVSTGKGAEHGVLIRNAEALEKAYQVNTVLLDKTGTITKGEPAVTDFWTLPGQEASQLLQVVAAVERQSEHPLAEAVVRHAEAQGAASLTATGFRAVEGKGAAATVSGQAVLIGNRRLLADESVSLSPTLITQAEQLLSQAKTVLYIAVAGQAVGLVGVADTVRDTSAAAIKKLQALGIEVVMMTGDNAETAAQVAGQVGITRYFAEVLPADKAGKVKELQAEGRTVAMVGDGINDAPALAQADIGLAIGSGTDVAMEAAGITLMRSDLNGVVTAIELSRQTIRTIKQNLFFAFVYNTLGIPVAAGLLYPFFGILLSPMLAAGAMALSSVSVLTNSLRLRSFDNH; this is translated from the coding sequence ATGGAACCTGCCACTAAAACCGAAACCCTCGACATAGAAGGCATGACCTGCGCCTCGTGCGCGTCCGCCGTCGAGAAGTCGCTCAGCCGCACGCCCGGCGTGCAGCGGGCGATGGTCAACTTTGCCACCGAGAAGGCCACCGTGGACTACGTGCCCACCGAAGCTTCCCCGGCCACGCTCAAGGAAGCCGTCATCAACGCCGGCTACGGCGTGATGGAGCGCGCCCCCGACACCAGCGCCGCCGAACGCAGCGCCGAAATCGACCGCCAGAAGGCCGTGGCCTACGCCAAGCTCAAGCGCCGCTTCTGGGTGGCCGTGGGCCTAGCCCTCCTCATAATGCCGTTGAGCATGCTCATGCTCTGGCCGGCCATGATGGCGCGCATCAATATGCAGTGGCTCAACTATGCCCTGCTGCTGCTCACGCTGCCCGTGCTGCTTTATAGTGGGCGCGAGTTCTACGTGTCGGCCTGGAACGGCTTCAAGCACCGGGCCGCCAACATGGACACGCTTATTGCCGTGGGCACCGGTGCGGCCTTTCTCTACAGCCTGGCGGCTACCGTGGTGCCCGGCTTTTTCACCAGCCGGGGCCTGATGCCCGAGGTATACTATGATACGACAGCAACCATCATTGCCCTGATTCTGCTGGGCAAGGTGCTGGAGCTACGCGCCAAAACCCAGACCTCGGCCGCCATGCGCAGCCTCATCGGCCTGCAAGCCAAAACGGCCCGCGTGGTGCGCCCCGATGGCGCGGAAGTCGACGTGCCCATCGAGCAGGTGCAGCTGGGCGACCTCGTGGTGGTGCGCCCCGGCGAGAAGGTGGCCACCGATGGCCTCATTACCGAAGGCAGTTCGGCGCTCGACGAGGCCATGCTCACGGGCGAAAGCCTACCGGTGCAAAAGCAGGTGGGCGATGCGGTGTTCGGGGCCACGCTCAACAAAACCGGCTCCTTCCGCTTCCGCGTGACCAAGGTGGGCGCCGACACCATGCTCTCGCAGATTGTGAAGCTGGTGGAGGACGCCCAAGGCAGCCGCGCCCCCATTCAGCGGCTGGCCGATAAGGTCAGCTCCATTTTCGTGCCCACGGTGGTGGTCATTGCCATTCTCACGTTCGTGCTGTGGTTTGATTTGGCCCCGGCCGGCACCCGCCTGCCGCTGGCGCTGGTCAACTTCGTGGCCGTGCTCATCATTGCCTGCCCGTGCGCGCTGGGTTTAGCCACGCCTACGGCTATCATGGTCAGCACCGGCAAGGGCGCCGAGCACGGCGTACTGATTCGCAACGCCGAGGCGCTGGAAAAGGCTTACCAGGTGAACACCGTGCTGCTCGACAAAACCGGCACCATCACCAAGGGCGAGCCCGCCGTAACGGATTTCTGGACGCTGCCCGGCCAGGAGGCCAGTCAGCTGCTGCAAGTGGTGGCCGCCGTGGAGCGTCAGAGCGAGCACCCACTGGCCGAGGCCGTGGTGCGCCACGCCGAGGCGCAGGGCGCGGCCAGCCTGACGGCGACCGGCTTCCGGGCCGTGGAAGGCAAAGGGGCCGCCGCCACCGTGAGCGGCCAGGCCGTGCTCATCGGCAACCGTCGACTGCTGGCCGACGAAAGCGTGAGCCTCTCCCCCACCCTGATAACCCAGGCCGAGCAGCTGCTGAGCCAGGCCAAAACCGTGCTCTACATCGCCGTGGCTGGCCAGGCCGTGGGCCTCGTTGGCGTGGCCGATACCGTGCGCGACACCTCGGCCGCCGCCATCAAAAAGCTGCAGGCCCTGGGCATTGAGGTGGTGATGATGACGGGCGACAACGCCGAAACGGCCGCCCAGGTGGCCGGGCAGGTGGGCATCACGCGCTACTTCGCCGAGGTGCTGCCCGCCGATAAGGCCGGCAAGGTGAAGGAGCTGCAGGCCGAGGGCCGCACCGTGGCCATGGTCGGCGACGGCATCAACGACGCGCCGGCGCTGGCCCAGGCCGACATCGGCCTGGCCATCGGCTCGGGTACCGACGTGGCGATGGAAGCGGCCGGCATTACGCTCATGCGCTCCGACCTGAACGGGGTGGTGACGGCCATCGAGCTGAGCCGCCAGACCATTCGCACCATCAAGCAGAACCTGTTTTTTGCCTTCGTCTACAACACGCTGGGCATTCCCGTGGCGGCCGGGCTGCTCTACCCCTTCTTCGGCATTCTGCTCTCGCCCATGCTCGCGGCCGGGGCCATGGCCCTGAGCTCGGTGTCGGTGCTGACCAACTCGCTGCGCCTGCGCAGCTTCGACAATCATTAA
- a CDS encoding cupredoxin domain-containing protein, producing the protein MDTTAIMVTVIGLALAGFVLWYFFFSARQTANAVSSSSGVQEVAITVKGGYSPDVIEVERGKPVQLSFYRDEENSCSEELLMPDFSVRRDLPAFKTTLVELLPKEAGTFTFTCGMGMLRGSLVVK; encoded by the coding sequence ATGGATACGACCGCCATTATGGTAACTGTCATCGGCCTGGCTCTCGCCGGGTTTGTGCTGTGGTACTTCTTTTTCTCGGCCCGCCAGACGGCCAATGCCGTTTCCTCGTCCAGCGGCGTGCAGGAGGTGGCCATTACCGTGAAGGGCGGCTACTCGCCCGACGTGATTGAGGTGGAGCGCGGCAAGCCCGTGCAGCTGAGCTTCTACCGCGACGAGGAAAACAGCTGCTCGGAAGAGCTGCTGATGCCCGATTTCAGTGTTCGCCGCGACCTGCCGGCCTTTAAAACCACGCTGGTGGAGCTGCTGCCGAAGGAAGCCGGCACCTTTACCTTCACCTGCGGCATGGGCATGCTGCGGGGTAGCTTAGTGGTGAAATAA